The genomic stretch TTTACTGCTGTTGATGGTAAAGAACTTACCTCAGAAGATGTACCAGGTGTAAAGGTAAAAGAGCGTGATGGTTGGACTATTCTGGATATCCCTAAAGGAATAGTAATTGTTGGAGGAATAATAACAGGAGTAGATAGAATCATAAAGATTCTCTCACCAAAGGAAAAAACAGAGGTTACCACCACTCCTCCAAAAGATAAAATTATACCAACTGACGGAGAAATTGAGGTTACAAATGGTAATATTGATGAAACAATAACTGGAGAAGATATCTTTGATATTACTAAGCCAGGAGAGAATATAGTTTCTATAGTTAAGCCAGAGACTAATGGAGAATACCCAATAGACATAATTGCCGCAAGAATGGATGAAATTAAAGTAGTAGGTACTGATATACCCTTAGATGTGATAGGTCCAGAGGGGATATGTAAGGTTAAAGTGACAAAACCGGATGCTCCTTCAATTAGTTCAGATGTTCCTTCCTGGGGATATAACCTTTCTATGCCACCAGTTACTCAAACAGGAATGCCAGTGCCAATTACTGCATATGTCTGTGGTGTTAAAGGTAAAAAAGTAGAGTTTAAATTCATCCCTGAGGAAGGTCAGACTATTGAACCACTAATGGTTACCTTATCTACGGAGGAACTTGGAAAACCTATTCCTATCGCTAAATTAACTACCACTAAGATTGGACCACAAACACTAAATTGTGAAGTTGTTATTATAAAATGAGGGGAGTAAGATGAAATTCGCAGAGAACTATTGGGGAAACAAACCTGAATGGTGGTAATGAAAATTTAGATTTAAAAGTTTGAGAGTCTCTATGCTATCAAAGAAGTTGTATCATTTGATTATTCTCTTCTTAATTGTTTCATTTCAATCTCCTGTTGATATTTTTGCCCAGGAGGAAACAGAAGTAGTAACCCTTCCATTTTTGGCTGTAAGGGAGAAGGACACTGCCCCAGAAAAGAAAATAGTAACCCTCCATTTCTTATCAATCGAGTCTGAAAAACCACAGTTAAAAAAGATAACCTTAATGGGTGAAACAGGCTATTTTATCCCTACTGATGATAAAATAAAGGATATATACGGAAAAGGAATAATTTTCTCGGGAGGGGCAAAATATAATATCCCTCCAAATTTATCCATAGGAATTGCCCTTGATTATTGGGATAAGAGTGGAGATGTAAGGAAGATAGAGGAAATGACACGGAAGATAGACGAAATAGTGAAGGAGTTTCAAGATAACTACCCAATGGCAGAGATTAAAGTAGTAACCGGGGAGACGACGATGAGAATTATCCCTGTAATTGTCACAGTGATATACAATATTCCAATCCGGGGTATAAGAAAATCTTTATTTTATTTTGGCGGTGGCCCCAGTTGGTATATGGCAAAGAAGAAGATAGATAATACGACTATATCTGCTATTGAAGATAAAGTTGTCGCCTCAGAAATAATTTTAGGAAAGGATGAATCAAAGAATATCTTTGGTTTTCATACCTTAATGGGGACGAATTATTTCCTCTCCAGGAGATTTTCTGTAACCTTAGAGGCAAAATATTCTTATACTAAAAAAGTATCTAACTGGGATATGAAATTAGGTGGACTTGCCCTCGCAGGTGGTTTTAATTATACATTCTAAAAATATAGATTTACTTTATGGTTACCTTATACCATTTCCCTCAACGGTTTTCTTACACTTCTGCAGGGTGACAACAAATTTTCCTTAATTCTTCTATAAAATTTTTTATATCATCTGTTGAAATTAACCCTACGGTGCCTATTCTAAAAACTTTACCTTTTAGATGTCCCTGGCTATTGTAAATGACAAATCCTTTTAATTTTAAAAGATGATGAAGTTTTTCAAAGGAAAAGCCTGCTGGTAGATAAACTGAGGTCATTGTATTAGAGAAAAGGCTTTCGTTAAGGAAAAATTTTAGACCTATTTCTTTTAATCCCTTTCTTAATAATTCAGCGATGTGTTTATAATGAGCAATTCTATTTTCTACCCCTTCTTCTAACAGTTCTAACAGTGCCGTTTTAAAGGCATAAAAAACCTGAACCGCAGGCGTAAAAGGTGTCTCCTCGAGGTTTTCTTCGGATTCAAGATGAGTTAAAAGGTCATTATAAGATGCTTTTTTGCCGCCTTTTTTAATTTTTTCAATAAATCTTTCGCTTACAATCACAAAAGCCGCCCCCGGAACCCCTCTTATACATTTATGCCCCGAGCCCATAAG from bacterium encodes the following:
- a CDS encoding alanine--glyoxylate aminotransferase family protein, coding for MIIFSPGPANISERVRKSLTLPDICHRDSEASQILSDIRQLLLQVGKAKNGYKSVVLTGSGTLAIDSVIASLTDNIKNLLIISNGVYGERARNIAITYKVNFQEINFGWGNLPDLTVIEERLKTTNVDAIYIVHHETSTGLLNPLKEISCLAQKYETLLLVDAISSIGGEEIDLNQLTIDVLMGSGHKCIRGVPGAAFVIVSERFIEKIKKGGKKASYNDLLTHLESEENLEETPFTPAVQVFYAFKTALLELLEEGVENRIAHYKHIAELLRKGLKEIGLKFFLNESLFSNTMTSVYLPAGFSFEKLHHLLKLKGFVIYNSQGHLKGKVFRIGTVGLISTDDIKNFIEELRKICCHPAEV